One genomic region from Nymphaea colorata isolate Beijing-Zhang1983 chromosome 12, ASM883128v2, whole genome shotgun sequence encodes:
- the LOC116266185 gene encoding heavy metal-associated isoprenylated plant protein 3-like → MGEKQGKEEGEKKKDEKKAEATNEEKGDEKKKKKKEEKKDDGGFTMVMKMDLHCEGCARRVKHFIKKCDGVDEVRIDLNSNKITVVGMMDGLKLKEGLESKTKKKVDIISPNPLPKPAEKKEEKKVEKKPEEKKNEKQAPPPVKVVVLKIRLHCDGCIQKIKRIIGKIKGVQSVAVEDAKDLVTVKGTMDVKALPEYLKLKLRRGVEIVSQKEEAGGGGEKKGGGEKPKEGGGDKKDGGDKKKDGGGEKKDGGNGKKDGGGDKKKDGDGGEKKKDGDGGEKKKPVEDAAAAPDAKKEEAAKVEVNKMEYQYSHYGPAYAVEYVHAPQLFSDENPNACSVM, encoded by the exons ATGGGCGAG AAACAGGGCaaggaggagggagagaagaagaaggacgaGAAGAAGGCGGAGGCGACGAACGAGGAGAAGggagatgagaagaagaagaagaagaaggaagagaagaaggacgACGGTGGGTTCACCATGGTGATGAAGATGGATTTGCATTGCGAAGGTTGTGCCAGGAGAGTGAAGCACTTCATCAAGAAATGTGATG GGGTGGACGAAGTGAGGATCGATTtgaacagcaacaagataacGGTGGTGGGTATGATGGATGGGCTCAAATTGAAGGAAGGGCTGGAGTccaagacgaagaagaaggtGGACATCATCTCCCCCAACCCACTGCCGAAGCCAGCtgagaaaaaggaggagaagaaggtcGAGAAGAAAccagaggagaagaagaatgag aagcaAGCGCCGCCGCCGGTGAAGGTTGTGGTCTTGAAGATCAGGTTGCACTGCGACGGTTGCATCCAGAAGATCAAGCGCATCATCGGCAAGATCAAGg GTGTGCAGAGCGTGGCTGTTGAAGACGCAAAGGATCTGGTCACCGTGAAGGGCACCATGGACGTCAAGGCCTTGCCGGAGTACCTCAAGCTGAAACTAAGAAGGGGTGTGGAGATCGTGTCTCAGAAGGAAGAAGCGGGCGGTGGAGGCGAAAAGAAAGGGGGCGGCGAGAAGCCCAAAGAAGGTGGTGGAGACAAGAAGGATGGTGGTGACAAGAAGAAAGATGGTGGCGGCGAGAAGAAAGATGGAGGGAATGGCAAGAAAGACGGTGGGGGCGACAAGAAAAAGGACGGGGATGGCGGCGAGAAGAAGAAGGACGGCGACGGcggggagaagaagaaaccgGTGGAGGATGCAGCGGCGGCGCCGGATGCCAAGAAGGAGGAAGCGGCCAAGGTGGAGGTAAACAAGATGGAGTACCAGTATTCCCACTACGGTCCGGCGTACGCGGTAGAATACGTGCATGCGCCACAGTTATTTAGCGACGAGAATCCAAACGCCTGCTCCGTCATGTGA